Part of the Sphingorhabdus pulchriflava genome is shown below.
GAAACGCGGCTCTGCCTCGCGCCAGTACATCCAGTCGAGCGCCGGGAATTGGTGACTTTCGATTGCCAACACTTCTTCGGCTGTGAATTCGCCTGCTTCGCCTGCCACCGTCCCAAAGGTGCCATCGCGCTGGTGCCGCCCAGCCCGCCCCGCAATCTGCGCCATTTCGGCAACCGTCAACCGCCGGGTCCGATTGCCGTCGAATTTGGATAATCCAGCAAAAGCAATATGCTGAACATCCAAGTTCAGACCCATTCCTATAGCATCCGTCGCCACCAGATAGTCGACCTCACCCGACTGGAACATATCGACCTGCGCATTGCGAGTGCGTGGGCTCAGCGCCCCCATCACCACCGCTGCTCCGCCGCGCAACCGGCGCAAGAGTTCGGCAACGGCATAAACCTGCTCCACCGAAAAGGCCACGATGGCGGTTCGCTTCGGTAAGCGGGAGAGCTTTTTCGGACCCGAATAGCTCAGCGTCGAAAAGCGCGGGCGCGAAATGATTTCGGCTTCAGGCAATAGCGCCCTGACCATCGGGCGCAGGCTTTCCGATCCCAGGATCATCGTCTCCTCGCGACCGCGCACATGCAACATCCGGTCTGTGAAGATATGTCCGCGTTCCGGATCGGCGCCCAATTGCGCCTCGTCCAGTGCTGCGAAGGCGAACTGCCGTTCCACTGGCATCGATTCGGCGGTGCACAGATACCAGCGCGCACCAGGCGGCTCGATGCGCTCCTCACCGGTGATCAGCGCAACTTCCTTCGGCCCTTTGATCGCAACCACACGGTCGTAAATCTCGCGAGCCAACAGCCGCAGCGGGAAGCCCATCACCCCACTTGAATGCGCGCACAGCCGCTCAACCGCGAGGTGCGTTTTGCCGGTATTGGTGGGCCCAAGCACGGCCTTCACAGGAACTTTGGGGGAGGACATTATCGTGCGTGCCTAACAGCCGCCTTCCTGCGCGGCTAGACCGGATTTAGGTTGTTCCGCTCGGCTCGCCTTAAATAGTTGCAACTGAAATCTTTGCAGGGCATTTGCCTGTGCATGAGCAACCTCCCTACCCTTGATTTCGCGCTTGGCGAAAATGCGGAGATGATCCGCGAAACCACCTATCGCTTCTCCACTGACAAGATCGCGCCGCTGGCTGCGAAGATCGATGCGGATGACTGGTTCCCGCGCGAGGAACTGTGGACCGCGATGGGCGAACTTGGCCTGCATGGCATCACTGTTGAAGAGGAAGATGGCGGCCTCGGCCTTGGCTATCTGGAGCATGTTGTCGCGGTTGAAGAAGTCAGCCGCGCTTCCGCCTCGATCGGACTTTCCTACGGTGCGCATTCGAACCTGTGCGTCAACCAGATCCGCCGCTGGGCAAACCCCGAGCAGAAGGCGAAATATCTGCCCAAGCTGGTCTCCGGCGAACATGTCGGCAGCCTCGCCATGTCAGAAGCCGGCGCCGGTTCAGACGTCGTCTCGATGAAGCTCAAGGCAGATGCGGTCCAAGGCGGTTTTGTGCTCAACGGCACCAAATATTGGATCACCAACGCGCCATATGCCGATACATTGGTGGTTTATGCCAAAACCGCACCTGATGCAGGATCGCGCGGCATTACCGCTTTTCTGATCGAAAAGGGCGATGAAGGATTTTCCATCGGCCAAAAGATCGACAAGGTCGGGATGCGCGGTTCGCCGACTGCGGAACTGGTGTTCAACGATTGCTTCATCCCCGAAGACCGGATCATGGGCCCGCTTCACGGCGGTGTCGGCGTGTTGATGAGTGGGCTTGATTATGAACGCGTCGTGCTTGCCGGATTGCAACTCGGCGTGATGCAGGCCTGCCTTGATGTCGTCCTGCCCTATGTTCGCGAGCGCAAGCAGTTCGGCAAGGCGATCGGTAGTTTCCAGCTGATTCAGGCTAAGGTCGCCGACATGTATGTCGCGCTCAATTCGGCGCGTAGCTATGTCTATAACGTCGCCCGCGCGTGCGATGCTGGGCAAACCACGCGCTTCGATGCAGCAGGCGCGATCCTGCTCGCCAGCGAAAGCGCGGTGAAGGTCGCGGGTGAAGCGATCCAGGCGCTGGGCGGTGCAGGCTATACCAAGGATTGGCCCGTCGAGCGTTACTGGCGCGATGCAAAGCTGCTCGATATCGGCGCGGGCACCAACGAAATCCGCCGCATGCTGATTGGGCGGGAACTGATCGGGGCGGCATGACGTCACGCCCTGTCCTCGGCATCATCGCCTGCAACCGCATCGTCGGCACCGAACCGGCACAGGCGGTGATGGAGCGCTATATCCGCGCCGCGATGACCTATGCCGATGTGGCGGCGCTGATTGTCCCCTCGCTGCCAGACCTAATGACCGCCGCCGAGGTCGCACCACGGCTCGACGGTATATTGCTGACTGGCAGCCCGTCCAATGTTGCCTCTGCGCGTTATGGGGATGATGGCGGCGAAGGCCCGTTCGACGAAGGCCGTGACGAGATCGCGCTGTCAATGGTCGACCGGATGATCGATCTCAAAAAGCCGGTCTTTGGCATTTGCCGTGGTTTTCAGGAAATCAATGTCGCGCTTGGCGGAACGCTCCGCCGCGATACCAGCGCGAGTGAAGATCTGATCCGGCATCATGCGCCCGATGGCGTCTCGTTCGATGCGATGTTCAACCATCGGCATCCGGTCGAGTTGGCCGATGGCGGAATGCTGGCCTCTGCCTATAACAAACCCGCCCTCGACGTGAATTCGGTGCATTATCAGGGCATCGGAAAGCTGGCCGATGGCCTCGCCGTCGAAGCCCGCGCACCAGACGGACTGGTCGAGGCCTATAGCGCCAGACCCAATGGCGCGCCGTTGCTCGCGGTGCAGTGGCATCCCGAATGGGGCACTGCCAAAGATCCGGATTCGCAGACCTATTTTCACCTGCTCGGAAAAGCGCTAAGAGGCGAGTTATGAACCGGTGCATCACCCGTTATAACCGCTACCAAGCGCGAATAGGCTTTTCGCCCTGAAATTCGTCGTCCCTGCGAAGGCAGGGACCGCAGCAGGTTTAAGTCGTTCTGGCTGAATAAACCTACAACGGCCCCTGCCTTCGCAGGGGCGACGCTTAGAATCAGGAGAATCCATATGCCCCGCAATTACGACATCGCCGAACTCCGCCGTCTGGACATCGCCCATCATCTGCCCGCGCAGGCTGACTGGCAGGAAATCGAAAATCTGGGCGGAAGCCGCATCATCACTCATGCCGAAGGCTGCTACATTCACGATGGCGACGGCAACCGCATCCTTGATGGCATGGCAGGTCTTTGGTGCGTCAATGTCGGCTATGGCCGCGATGAACTCGCCGATGTGGCTGCAGAGCAGATGCGCGAGCTGCCTTATTACAACAGCTTCTTCAAAACCGCGAACCCGCCTGCGGTTTTGTTGGCCGATAAGATTTCCAGTCTTACGGGCGGTCGCCTGCCCCATGTCTTCTTCAACAGCTCGGGCAGCGAAGCCAATGACACAATTTTCCGTCTTGTCCGGCAATATTGGAAACTGAAGGGCGAGCCGAAACGGCAGACATTCATCAGCCGGATCAACGCCTATCATGGCTCCACACTGGCAGGTGTTGGCCTGGGCGGTATGAAGGCGATGCACAATATCGGCGGCGATCCCATCCCCGGCGTTGAGCATGTCCGCCAGCCTTATTGGTATAATGAAGGCCGCGACATGTCTCCCGAGGCGTTTGGCACAGCCTGTGCCGAAGCCATTGAGTCCAAAATCCTTGAAGTTGGCCCCGAAAATGTTGCCGCCTTCATTGGTGAGCCAGTGCAAGGCGCCGGCGGTGTCATCATCCCCCCGGCCAATTATTGGCCACAAGTCGAAGCCATCTGCCGCAAATATGGCATATTGATGATCTGCGACGAGGTCATCTGCGGCTTCGGCCGCACCGGCAATATGTGGGGCCATGAAACCATGGGCGTAAAGCCCGACATCATCGCCATGGCCAAGGGGCTGTCGTCGGGTTACTTGCCAATCTCTGCCGTGGCGGTCAGCGCCGATATCATCAAGGTGATGAAGACTGGCGGCGATTTCGTCCACGGCTATACCTATTCTGGACACCCCGTTTCAGCGGCAGTGGCGCTGCGCAACATCGAAATCATGGAGCGCGAAGGCTTGGTCGAAAAAGTCCGCAGCGAAACCGGGCCCTATCTGGCAAAGGCTCTGGCGACGCTCAACGACCATCCGCTGGTCGGCGAAGCCCGTTCGGTCGGCCTATTGGGCGCAGTCGAAATCGTTGCCGACAAAGCGACTGGCGCGCGCTTTGGCGGAGCGGAAGGAACCGCCGGGCCGATGGTGCGCGACATCTGTATTGCCAACGGCCTGATGGTGCGCGGCATCCGCGACAGCATCGTAATGTGCCCGCCGCTGATTATCACCACGAGCCAGATTGACGACCTGGTCGGCATCATACGCAAGTCGCTCGACGAGGCCGAACCAAAACTACGCGCATTCTGAAGGGTTGACGTCCATGCCCACCTGATTCATTTAGGTGGGCATGACCGACACCCCCGAAGACACCCCGCCCGACAACGAAACCATGCGCGAAGTCAAGCGTGCCAAGGCGCGCAAAGAAGCCGCAGAGGACAAAGGCGGAATCGGCTGGAAAACCGCAGCCGGGATCGGGATTGGTTCGGCAGCACTTGCCGCTGCGCTGATCTATGCCAACAAGGCGCGCAAGAAGGATAGCGATTAGTCGAACCGCGCTGGACATTTCCGGCGCTTCGCCTACCGCATCACATAATGACTGATATAGTTCGATCCGCAGTGCTTGGCGCTGTATCCGCTGCCGCATTGCTGGCTATTCCCGCCCTCTCCGCTGCAGCGGCGACGCAGGCACCGGCCCAGCCTATCCTGACCTGTAAGGTCAAGACGCCGGAGGGGCTCTCCTACACTGTAATCAAGGCGGGCAAAGGCGAGAAGCCGGGGCCGGATTCCAAGGTTGAAGTCAATTATTCAGGGCGGCTGGCAGCAGACGGCAGCGAGTTTGACTCGGGCGAAGGCACGAAGTTCAAAGTTGGCGGTGTGATCCCCGGTTTTGCCCAGGGACTGAAACTGATGCAGCCCGGCGGCAAATACCGCCTCTGCATCCCCTCCGCGTTGGGTTATGGCCCCGAAGGCGGCGATCCGATTCCGCCCAATGCCGATCTGGTGTTCGAGGTGGAACTCTTGTCCTTCACCACCCCACCGCCCAAACCTGTCATCGCACCGGCTGAAAGAGCGTGCGCGCAAAACACAGCTTCAGGGCTTGGCTTTGCAATGGTGACCACCGGGTCGGGACGGACACCCACTGACGCTGATATGGCCTTGGTCGATTTCACCCTGTTCGACGCGGAAAGCGGCGTGGTTCAGGAAAAGCGCGAATGGGAGAAAATTCCCCTCGCCATGGCAACACCGCTATTCGCCGAGGGGCTGAAAATGATGCCGGCCGGCTCGACCTATCGCTTCTGCATGCCGAAGCCCGATGGCACAATGGGCGCACCGCAAGCGGGCACAAACATCACAGTGACGTTGATCGATGTGCGGCCTGCCTCTACCGCCGAAGATTGAGCTTAGCTGAGCAACACCACCGGGCTGTCTGCGCGCCAATGCATGCTGACCCGGTCATCCCAGGTGAAATCTTCCTGATCGTGGCGTGACAGGTTGGGCCGCGAAACGCGGATCATCTCACCACTGTCGAGCTTGATCTCGTACAGCGTGATGTCGCCGAGATAGCTCATGCCCTTTATCACGCCGCGCGCAAAATTATGGCCGTCGGGCGCGTCCTGCGCGGCGGCGCGCACCGCTTTACCCTCGCCCGGCACATGCAGATAGATTTTCTCGGGGCGAAGCGCGACCCAGACATCGGCACCATGCGGGCCGGTGACGCCGTGGTTCAGATACACCTTGCCGATCCCCGGACAATCCACCGCAGCCTTGTCCGGCTCATCCAGCGTCAGCTTGCCTTCGAAGATATTCACCGAGCCGACGAAATCGGCGACGAATCGGTTCGCAGGGAATTCATACAGGTCTGATGGGCCGGCGAGCTGCGCGACCTCGCCCTTGTTGATCACAGCAATGCGGCTCGCCATTGACAGCGCTTCGTCCTGATCGTGGGTGACGGTTACGAAAGTGATGCCCACCTGATCCTGCAAGTCGGACAACTCAAACTGCATCTGTGCGCGCAGCTTAGCGTCGAGCGCCGAGAGCGGCTCATCGAGCAGCAGCACCTTGGGCCGCATCACCAGACTGCGGGCGAGCGCCACGCGCTGGCGTTGCCCGCCCGACATCTGGTCGGGCATCCGTTCCTCAAACCCGCCAAGCTTGACCAGCTCGAGCGCCTCGCGCACCCGCTCCTCGCGCTCGCCACGTCCGACACCACGAATCTTCAGACCGTAAGCGACATTATCTGCCACCGACATGTGCGGAAATACGGCGTAGCTCTGGAACACCATGTTCACCGGCCGCTTGTTGGGTGGCACATCGCTGACATCGACACCGTCAATGATGATCTGGCCCTCGGTCGGCAATTCGAACCCGGCAATCATGCGCAGCAGCGTCGTCTTGCCGCAGCCCGAGGGGCCGAGCAGAACGAAGAACTCGCCTGCCATGATATCGAGATTGACGTTATCGACCGCAGTCACCTTGCCAAAGCGTTTGGAGACGTTGCGGATCTGGATGATGGGTTGCGGGTCGGTCATATCAATGGGTATCCGCTATGGCTTTCACGCCCTGCAGCTTGAGCGCGACGGCGGTGAGTATGATGGTGAGGAGAATGAGGATGGTCGATGCAGCGTTGACTTCAGGCGTCACCGAGAAGCGCACCATCGAATAGACTTTGACCGGGAAGGTAATCGTATCCGGCCCGCTGGTGAAGAAGGTGATCACGAAATCGTCGAGGCTGAGCGTGAAGGCGAGGAGCGCGCCCGCAATCAGGCCCGGTTTCATGTGCGGCAGCAATATGTCGCGGAAGGTCTGCCATTCGGATGCACCCAGATCCTTCGCCGCCTCCTCTTCCTCGATATTGAAACTGGCCAGCCGCGATCGCACCACCATCGCCACAAAGGGAAAGCAGAAGGTTATATGCGCGATCGTGATCGCCGACAGGTTGAGCGGCCAGGGCAGCTCGGTTGGCCATTCGATCTTGGCAAAGAAAATCAGGAAAGCGACGCCGAGGCAGATTTCGGGAACGATGATCGGCAAGGACATGGTCCCTTCCACCGCGCCCTTGAAGGGGAATTTGAACCGCCACAGCATCACCGCCGCCAATGCACCAAGGACAAGGCTGAATACTGTCGCCAGCCCGGCAATGGTCAGCGAATTGACCATAGCCTCAACAAGCGAGTCATTGTTCAGCGCCTTCTCATAATATTTGAGCGTGAAGCCCTTCCACACGACGTTGCGTTTGCTGTCGTTGAAGCTGAAAATCATCAGGACGAGCAACGGCGCGTAGAGAAAGAACATCGTCGCAGCGACCCAACTGCGCATCCACAATTTGCGGGTATATTCGAGCGGAGCGACAGGCGTACGGTTGAACAGAGCCATCAGCGTGCATCCCCCTTGTCGCGTCGCATCGATTGCAGCGCGATCAGGATGAACATCGCGTAGATCAGCAGGAAGGACAGCGCCGCCCCGAACGGCCAGTCATTGGCGCGCTTGAACTGGCGTTCGATCACATTGGCAATCATCTGGCTTTCGGTGCCGCCCATCAGGTCGGGCGTCAGATAGGCGCCGAGCGCCGGGATCAACGTGATCATCACCCCGGCCAAGATGCCCGGGCCTGCCAGCGGCACAACGATCTTCATCAGCGTGCGCAAATGCCCTGCCCCCAGATCAAGGCTGGCCTCAATCAGCGATTTGTCGAGCCGATCGAGCGCCGAGTACAGCGGCAGCACCATGAAGGGGAGATGCACATAGACCAGCCCCAAAACCACTGCGAAATTATTGTAGAGCAGTTGCACCGGCGTCCACGCCTCGAGTGGCTGCATGCCAACGAGCGTGCGCAGCCAACTCGCCCCGTCCCACAGCGCTCCCAGCCCCTTATTGGCGTAGCCATTGGTGCCCATTAGCATCATCAGCGCATAGGTGCGGATGAGGAGGTTGGTCCAGAAGGGGAGCATGATGCCAAGCAGCAGCCATGGCCGCCATTTGGGTGCGGCAAATGTAATCGCCATCGCCACCGGAAAGCCGATAATCAGGCATATCAGCGTCACCAACGCCGCGACCGCCAGCGATTTCAGGAAGATCGAGAGATAGAGCCATTCAATGGCCCGTTTGTAATTGTCGAGCGTTCCCGAAATCGCAATGTCAGCAGGCCCGGCATTCTCGCCAAAGCTGTACAGCCAAACGATCGCCATCGGTACGAGGAAGAAAAGCAGCAGCCACAACAGCGGCGCGCCCGCAATTGCTGCGAACGGCCGCTTGTGCTTTTTCCAGTCCTGAAGCCCCCCTGCCACGGATCAGGCAGCCCGCACGCGGGTGAAAGCCTCCTCATACATCGGCTGCAGCTTTGGATTATATGCGGCATATTCGCACTTGGCGAGGATATCGGCGGGCGGGAAAATGACCGGATTATTCTTGTAATCATCGGGCATCAGCGCCTTGGCAGCATTGTTCGGCGTGGGATAGAGGATCGTTTCGGTGATCTTCTTGCCTGCCTCTGCGTCGAGCAAATAGTTGATGAAGGCATGGGCATTTTTCGGACGCGGCGCGCCTTTGGGGATGCAGAGATTGTCCGAGTTGAGCTGGCTGCCTTCCTTGGGGATGACAAAGCCGATATCCTCGTCCTCCACCATCGCCTGCGCAATATCGCCATTATATTCAAGCACGACATCGACTTCGCCCTTGAGCAGCAGGTCCTGGCCATTGTCTTCATGGAAGGCTTTGATGTTCGGCTTTTGCTTGATCATCATCGCTTCGATGGTCTTGATATCCGCTTCGGTCAGTGCGTTGACCGACTTGCCCAGATATTTGCCATAGAGGCGGAACATGTCGCCAGCTTCGGAGAGCACAGCGATGCGGCCCTTATATTCGTCGCTGTCGAACAACACTTTCCAGCTGTCGGGCGTGCCTTTCACCTTCGATTTGCGATAGCCGATGCCGAGCGAAAGCCAGGTATAGGGCATCGAATATTTGCGTTTCGGATCATAGGGTACATCCTTGAATTCCGGCGCGACATTCTTTTCGAAATTCGGGATCTGCGCAAAATCGAGCGGCATCAACAGATCGGCTTGCGCCATGCGTTCGACAAAATCGTTCGACGGCACGATCACGTCATAGCCCTGGTTGCCGGCCTTCAACTTGGCGAACAGTTCGTCATTGCTGGCGAACAGCGTCATATTGACGTCGACGCCGCTCGCGCCCTTGAAGTCCTCGATCGTGGTTTCGCCGATATAGGTGTCCCAGTTGTAGAAGTTCAGCTTGCCCTCCTCGCCATTGGCGAGCTTCTTCGCTTCCTTCTCCCCGCAACCGGCGAGTGCTCCCGTGAAGGTCAAACCCACAGCCGCAACCCCCATGCCCTTGAGCAGCGAACGACGGTTCTGTGCATTGTCGAGAAGTGTCTTGAAATCCATGGCTTTGCTCCACCTGTTTATGCGTTCCCTCGATTCCCGAGACTGACGCAAAACCGGCGATTTTCAAAGCGTTTTTTTGACGTCAGGCGTTCCGCAAATACCAGTCATAATCGAGGCGCGGGACTTCGCTGAAATAGCGGTCCTGCTCGACGCGTTTGACGATCGAATACATGTCGACAAACCGCTCGCCCAGATAGTCGCGCATAATGCTGGAGGCATGGAAACGATCGACCGCCGAGAACCAGTTGCTCGGCGGTTTGTCGTCGCCCGAAGAGTCGCGATCATAGCCATTGCCGACGACAGCCGGGCCGGGATCGGTCTGGTTCGCCATGCCGTGGTGCATGCCTGCCAGTACCGCTGCAACTGCCAGATAAGGATTGGCATCCGCCCCGCAAGCGCGATGCTCGACATGGCGGGTTTTGGGCGCGCCTGCCGGAATGCGGAAGGAAACGGTGCGGTTGTTGACGCCCCATGTCGGTGCGACCGGCGCATAGCTGTTCGCCTTGAACCGGCGATAGCTGTTGGCATTGGGCGCGAACAGCGCAAAGCTATCCCCCACATTGGCGATCATCCCGCCAATGGCGTGACGCAGCGCATCGGTGCCTTCGGGGTCTTCGCTGGCAAAGATGTTGTTGCCATCACTATCGTTGACCGAAACGTGGATGTGCATGCCGGACCCCGCCTGATCGGCAAAGGGCTTCGCCATGAAGGTGGCTTCGAGGCCGTGACGCTGCGCGGCAGCTTTCACCACACGCTTGTACATGATCGCATCGTCGCAGGCGCGCAGCACATCGGGCTTGTAGCAAAGGGTGAGTTCAAACTGCCCCGGCGCGAATTCGGAAATCGCGCTTTCGAGCGGCAGACCCTGCACATCGCAAAAGGTGTAGAGGTCATCAAGAAAGGGACGGAAATCTTCCAGCTCGCGCAGGCCATAGACCTCGACATTGCGCGGGCGATCCTTGCTATAGGCGGGCGCTGCCGGACGCACCATGCCGTCGCGGCTGCGCTTGGGATCGACAAGATAGAATTCCAGCTCGACCGCAACCGCAGGCACCAGACCCTGTTCGGCATAACGGTCGACCACAAGCCCCAGTACATGGCGTGGGTCAAGATCGTGCGGCGTCCCGTCAAGTTCATAGAAATCGACTAGGAATTGCGCAGCATTCTCGCCAGCCCAAGGAGTTTTCACCAACGTGCCCGGCACCGGCTTCATCGACCGGTCGGCATCCCCATCTTCCCAGACGAGGCCGGTTTCGACGGTATCCTGACCGGTGATATCGACGACGGTGATTGAGCCAGGGAACATCCGGCCGGTTTCGTAAACCGCCAGCACCTCATGCTGGCGCAGCCGCTTTCCCCGCGGAACGCCTCCAAAATCGGTGTAAATCATCTCAATCGAGTCGATGTGCGGATTGGCCGCAAAAAAGGCTTCGGCTTCGCTCTTCGGTGCGATGACCGCCGAGGATTTGGGATGGCTGCTCAATCTATTTACTCCAGAAATTCGGTAACCGCGTCGTTCAGCACATGGACCAACCGGTCAACCTGCCCCTCCTGCGTTGCCGGAGACAGCAACATCATATTGTGGAACGGCGCAAGCAAAATGCCGCGATTGGCGAGATAGAGGTGAATTGCCGCCTCCAGCCTGGGATGCATTGCTGCGCGCGCCTCGCTGCCATTGGTCGACGGCTTTTCAGCGCAGACAAATTCGACGCGCGCACCAACATTGACGACGTGCCAAGGTAACTGATGTGCGGCAATGATGCCTTCGATACCCTTCACCAATCGCTGCGCGAGCGCCAGCATGTGGCGATAGGCCTCATGCGTGATCACCTTGCCCACCATCGCATGCATCGCCGAAATGGCGAGCGCATTGGCCGATAGCGTGGTGCCGATTCCGCTATGCCCCGATGGACGGCTGGCGTTCAATTTCGCCATCCGCTCGGCAATCTCTTCGCTGAACCCATAAACCGCTGTCGGTACGCCACCGCCGATCGACTTGCCGATCACCATCATGTCGGGCTTTGGTCCATAGGCATTGCTGTGCCCGCCATAGCCAGACGAGATTGTATGGGTCTCATCGAACACCAGGATTGTATCGGTCTCGCTGCACAGACGGCGTAGCGCTTCCAAATAGCCCGGCGCATCGCGCACCATGCCGACATTGGTCATCACTGGCTCCGCCAACACACAGGCGATATCGCCGCGTTTCAACTCGCGTTCGAGTGCGTCGATATCATTGAATTCGATCACGCTGGTCGTCGGCAAAATGTCGTGCACCTGCCCGATCAGGCTCGCCCGCATTGTGGCTTCCCAACCAGAGGGATGGGCGCGCAGATCGACGAACACATCGTCGACCGCGCCATGGTAGCAGCCATTGAAAATCAGGATCTTATTGCGCCCCGTTATCCCCCGGCACCAGCGGATGACCGCGCGATTGGCTTCGCTCGCGGTCGTTGTCACTTGCCAGCGCGGCAGGCCAAACATCGCGGCCAGCATTCCACCCAACTCAACACCCTTTTCGGTGGGCAGCATATAGCTGAGCCCCTCGCCCGCCTGCTTTGCCAGTGCTTCGGCCAGCGGAGCGGGCGAATGGCCGAACATGCTCGCGGTATCGCCGAGGCAGAAATCATCAAGCGTGCGGCCATCGACTGTCATCAGCATTGCGCCTTTGGCTCCAGCGGCCACCAGCGGCACCGGGCTCGGCCAATCGAGCATCCAGTGGAAGGGTACACCCTGAAACCAGTTCGCAGCCGCTTGACACCCTAACTCAAGGGAAATGAGGTTAGCTTTGCGAAAAGCTGCGACCTCACGCGAAGCGATCCGATCTATTACAGCGTCTGAAATCATAACCGGTCCCTTAGCGCGTACCAGAGCAATCCCAAAGTCGCGAGCGGACGGGCAAACAGCCGGCCACCCGGAAATGGTCGGCTGGGAAGTTTGTCAAAGACATCGAACCCACCCATCGTTCCCGTGACAGCTTCAGCCAGCAGCTCTCCGGCAAGCGTCGTGACCAACGCGCCATGCCCCGAAAAGCCATGTGCGAAAAAGACGTTCCCCTTGCGCCCCAGATGCGGAAGCCGGTTCATGGTGACGCCTACCGCCCCACCCCAGGCATAGTCGATAGGCGTGTCGGCAAGCGACGGAAACACGTCGACCATATGCTTACGGACAAAGGCCGCAATATCGGCAGGTGGGGTCTGCACATATTTCTCGCCACCGCCAAAGATCAGGCGCTTGTCGGCGGAAAGGCGGAAATAGTTGAGCACAAAACGGCTATCGGCAACGGCGGCGTAGCTGGGCAATAATTGTTCTGCATCGGGCAACGGCACGGTTGCGATGTTATAGTTCATGATCGGGACTGTGAAGC
Proteins encoded:
- a CDS encoding isovaleryl-CoA dehydrogenase, coding for MSNLPTLDFALGENAEMIRETTYRFSTDKIAPLAAKIDADDWFPREELWTAMGELGLHGITVEEEDGGLGLGYLEHVVAVEEVSRASASIGLSYGAHSNLCVNQIRRWANPEQKAKYLPKLVSGEHVGSLAMSEAGAGSDVVSMKLKADAVQGGFVLNGTKYWITNAPYADTLVVYAKTAPDAGSRGITAFLIEKGDEGFSIGQKIDKVGMRGSPTAELVFNDCFIPEDRIMGPLHGGVGVLMSGLDYERVVLAGLQLGVMQACLDVVLPYVRERKQFGKAIGSFQLIQAKVADMYVALNSARSYVYNVARACDAGQTTRFDAAGAILLASESAVKVAGEAIQALGGAGYTKDWPVERYWRDAKLLDIGAGTNEIRRMLIGRELIGAA
- a CDS encoding gamma-glutamyl-gamma-aminobutyrate hydrolase family protein — its product is MTSRPVLGIIACNRIVGTEPAQAVMERYIRAAMTYADVAALIVPSLPDLMTAAEVAPRLDGILLTGSPSNVASARYGDDGGEGPFDEGRDEIALSMVDRMIDLKKPVFGICRGFQEINVALGGTLRRDTSASEDLIRHHAPDGVSFDAMFNHRHPVELADGGMLASAYNKPALDVNSVHYQGIGKLADGLAVEARAPDGLVEAYSARPNGAPLLAVQWHPEWGTAKDPDSQTYFHLLGKALRGEL
- a CDS encoding aspartate aminotransferase family protein; its protein translation is MPRNYDIAELRRLDIAHHLPAQADWQEIENLGGSRIITHAEGCYIHDGDGNRILDGMAGLWCVNVGYGRDELADVAAEQMRELPYYNSFFKTANPPAVLLADKISSLTGGRLPHVFFNSSGSEANDTIFRLVRQYWKLKGEPKRQTFISRINAYHGSTLAGVGLGGMKAMHNIGGDPIPGVEHVRQPYWYNEGRDMSPEAFGTACAEAIESKILEVGPENVAAFIGEPVQGAGGVIIPPANYWPQVEAICRKYGILMICDEVICGFGRTGNMWGHETMGVKPDIIAMAKGLSSGYLPISAVAVSADIIKVMKTGGDFVHGYTYSGHPVSAAVALRNIEIMEREGLVEKVRSETGPYLAKALATLNDHPLVGEARSVGLLGAVEIVADKATGARFGGAEGTAGPMVRDICIANGLMVRGIRDSIVMCPPLIITTSQIDDLVGIIRKSLDEAEPKLRAF
- a CDS encoding FKBP-type peptidyl-prolyl cis-trans isomerase, with amino-acid sequence MTDIVRSAVLGAVSAAALLAIPALSAAAATQAPAQPILTCKVKTPEGLSYTVIKAGKGEKPGPDSKVEVNYSGRLAADGSEFDSGEGTKFKVGGVIPGFAQGLKLMQPGGKYRLCIPSALGYGPEGGDPIPPNADLVFEVELLSFTTPPPKPVIAPAERACAQNTASGLGFAMVTTGSGRTPTDADMALVDFTLFDAESGVVQEKREWEKIPLAMATPLFAEGLKMMPAGSTYRFCMPKPDGTMGAPQAGTNITVTLIDVRPASTAED
- a CDS encoding ABC transporter ATP-binding protein — its product is MTDPQPIIQIRNVSKRFGKVTAVDNVNLDIMAGEFFVLLGPSGCGKTTLLRMIAGFELPTEGQIIIDGVDVSDVPPNKRPVNMVFQSYAVFPHMSVADNVAYGLKIRGVGRGEREERVREALELVKLGGFEERMPDQMSGGQRQRVALARSLVMRPKVLLLDEPLSALDAKLRAQMQFELSDLQDQVGITFVTVTHDQDEALSMASRIAVINKGEVAQLAGPSDLYEFPANRFVADFVGSVNIFEGKLTLDEPDKAAVDCPGIGKVYLNHGVTGPHGADVWVALRPEKIYLHVPGEGKAVRAAAQDAPDGHNFARGVIKGMSYLGDITLYEIKLDSGEMIRVSRPNLSRHDQEDFTWDDRVSMHWRADSPVVLLS
- a CDS encoding ABC transporter permease, with the protein product MALFNRTPVAPLEYTRKLWMRSWVAATMFFLYAPLLVLMIFSFNDSKRNVVWKGFTLKYYEKALNNDSLVEAMVNSLTIAGLATVFSLVLGALAAVMLWRFKFPFKGAVEGTMSLPIIVPEICLGVAFLIFFAKIEWPTELPWPLNLSAITIAHITFCFPFVAMVVRSRLASFNIEEEEAAKDLGASEWQTFRDILLPHMKPGLIAGALLAFTLSLDDFVITFFTSGPDTITFPVKVYSMVRFSVTPEVNAASTILILLTIILTAVALKLQGVKAIADTH
- a CDS encoding ABC transporter permease, coding for MAGGLQDWKKHKRPFAAIAGAPLLWLLLFFLVPMAIVWLYSFGENAGPADIAISGTLDNYKRAIEWLYLSIFLKSLAVAALVTLICLIIGFPVAMAITFAAPKWRPWLLLGIMLPFWTNLLIRTYALMMLMGTNGYANKGLGALWDGASWLRTLVGMQPLEAWTPVQLLYNNFAVVLGLVYVHLPFMVLPLYSALDRLDKSLIEASLDLGAGHLRTLMKIVVPLAGPGILAGVMITLIPALGAYLTPDLMGGTESQMIANVIERQFKRANDWPFGAALSFLLIYAMFILIALQSMRRDKGDAR